Genomic segment of Prochlorococcus marinus CUG1417:
TAATAGAATTTTCAAAAAGAGGACTTGTATTACCTCTACTACTTGCCAATAATTTACTTACATCATACTCCGATGTGGAAAAAGAATTTGGAACCACTTGTTCTATTAATTCCATATTAGCCATTCCCCCTGCTTCAAGTCTCATACACTCCACCGATTCACATCCAAGTATTACACAAGTGTTATTTTTTTGAACCTCACTAATTTTTGAAATCAACCTCAATCCAATAACTTGTCCTAAATGAATACTTGGATTTCCCAAAGATAAGGGATTAATTGAAGTAGAAATTATTTCGCCATTAATTCTTTCAAACTCTATTTTTGTTAGTTCTGTATCCCTTTCAACTCTTAAAAAAGACCAACCAAGTTTATCGCTAATCCATGAAATTAGAAACAAAGCTTGAATAATATGATCCCCCGCTATATCAATATCAATATCAGTAATATGATCTAAAATTGGTCTCCTCGTAGGAGGATCAAAAATCATTGCCAACGATTCCCTCCAATTTTTCAACCTAACCCAATTCAAATCATTAATAGCTTTATTTGAATTATTTAATTGATCTAAAACTTTTAAACATCTATTAGGAGATCCAAGAGCAGTATCAATTATTAACCTCAGACCATAATTAGTAAAATATTCGAAGATTTCAGGCGATTCATCTAGGCTTCCATTCCACCATAACCATAAAGGTAATTCATCAATAGATAATTCATCAATTATTTTTAATCCTTTATTAGATATTGAGGCTGAGTCCCCCCTAATAACGACTAAATCCCCGCATATAGGTTGTATAGCAGTAGTATCACTTAATGGACAGTAAGCGGATACAAAAGTTTTGATATCTGAATTTTTATTTAAAGTTGGTGCTAGGGTTATTAATCTTCTCGGATTCAATGTACTTATTGATGATTCAAAAAATTGTCCTCTAAAATCTTCAAAGTCCTTATTAGATGAATTTTCCTTCAACAAATTCAATAATTCTTTACTGTTGAGGGAAGTAGTAATAGGAAGACCTTGATCTAATATAAATTTTTTAGTAACTTCAATTATTTCTGTATTTAAATTTCCAGTAATTGGTCCACTTACCAATCCTTTTTGAACCAAACATTGTTCTAGCCAAGCAGGCTGCCAGACCATTAATGTAAAAGTATTAGCTCCAGTATTATCTTTATCTTCTGAAATCCATAATTGTTTAAGGTAATTAGAAATTTCCTGATAAGGAAGCTCTAATGGAGTTTGGAGTGTTAGTTGAGGTTTCATTTTTACGGTCTACGCCAGAAAATATTATCTTTTGAAAGTAATTGATCAGACTCAGGAGGTCCCCACGTCATAGATTCATAATTATAAATAGGTAACTTCCAAGGAGAATTATCCATCAATTCTATTAATGGCGTATATAGTTTCCAAGCTGCCTCTACTTCATCGCTTCGAGTAAATAAGGTTGGGTCAGAAAGCATTGCATCAGCTAATAATCTTACATAGCCTTCATCTGAGGGTTCTCCAAATGATTCATCATAAGAAAATTCCATCTCAACAGGTCTTGATTTCATTCCAGAACCAGGCGATTTTACCTCAAATTTGAAAGTAGCACCTTCATTTGGCTGAATTCTTAGGATAAGTTGATTTGGGGATGGATTTATTATTGTTGATTCAAATAAATGAACTGGAACGTCTTTAAAAGTCAAGACTATTTCTCCAAGTCTTTTAGGTAGTCTTTTCCCTGT
This window contains:
- a CDS encoding glucose-6-phosphate dehydrogenase assembly protein OpcA, encoding MKPQLTLQTPLELPYQEISNYLKQLWISEDKDNTGANTFTLMVWQPAWLEQCLVQKGLVSGPITGNLNTEIIEVTKKFILDQGLPITTSLNSKELLNLLKENSSNKDFEDFRGQFFESSISTLNPRRLITLAPTLNKNSDIKTFVSAYCPLSDTTAIQPICGDLVVIRGDSASISNKGLKIIDELSIDELPLWLWWNGSLDESPEIFEYFTNYGLRLIIDTALGSPNRCLKVLDQLNNSNKAINDLNWVRLKNWRESLAMIFDPPTRRPILDHITDIDIDIAGDHIIQALFLISWISDKLGWSFLRVERDTELTKIEFERINGEIISTSINPLSLGNPSIHLGQVIGLRLISKISEVQKNNTCVILGCESVECMRLEAGGMANMELIEQVVPNSFSTSEYDVSKLLASSRGNTSPLFENSIKIALQIFNGFKNL